Genomic segment of Prochlorococcus marinus CUG1417:
GCAGATGCTAGTGGATTGTCTCGAAAAAATAAAATTACAACAAAGTTAATTGTATTGTTTTTAGATAAAATGAGATACTTTAATAATTTTAAAGCTTATCAATCTACACTTTCAATTACGGGAGTGAGAGGAACATTAGCTAAAAGATTTGTAAATAGTGAATTGTCTGGAAAGTTTTTTGGCAAAACTGGGACTCTTTCAAATGTCTTTGCATTATCTGGCTTTTTATATAAAAATGAAAAGCCAATAATTATAAGCATTATCCAAAATTCTAATAAAATTGATAAAGAAAAAGCTTTTAAATTATTACGTGATCTTTATTACTTGAAACCTTGTTAACAAAATATTATTTAAAATATTCTTTTAAATCCCTCTCAACAGAGGGGGGTACCATGTGATTAATTTCACCACCAAATTTTGCAACTTCTTTTACTAAAGAACTACTAAGAAAACTATAATTTGTATTTGTCGATAAAAATATAGTTTCAATATGATTATTAAGAGATTTATTTGTATGAGCAATCTGAAGTTCATACTCAAAATCACTCATTGCTCTTAAGCCTCTAAGAATAAGATTAGCTTTTAGATCATTTGCACAATCAACAGTTAGACCAGAATAAGAAATAACTTCAATATTAGGTAAATGAGAAAGAGAATTTTTTATTTGTATTATTCTTCTTTCAAGATTAAATGTTGGTGTTTTAGAGGTATTTTCTAAAACAGCAACTACTAGATTGCCAAATATTTTTTCAGCTCTTTCTATTAAATCAAGATGCCCATTTGTTAGAGGATCAAATGTACCTGGATAAAGAATTTTCATGAATTTATTATGATCGAATAAGAAATTTAGTTAAAATAAGATTATTAGTTTAATCAATTATGACATTAAATCTAGAAGCAAAAAAAATCTTATTAAGAAAAATACCTCACGGATTATTTATTTGTGGCGTTAGAGACGAGGATAAAAATGAAGTGAATGGATTTACTGCAAGTTGGGTGACTCAAGGTTCTTTCACTCCACCATTAGTTGTAATGGCTGTTAGAGCAGAGGGTTCTAGTCATGAAATAATAAAGTCAACGAATAAGTTCTCATTAAATGTGCTCAAAAGTGATCAAAAGGATCTAGCAGCTGTTTTCTTTAAACCTCAAAAAGCATTAGGAGGTAGATTTGAATCTGTTGAATTTAATTTAGGTGAGCTTGGATTGCCTATTTTAGTTGATAGTGTAGGTGGTGTTGAATGTAATGTTGTTGGAAGTGTTATGCATGGTGACCATACCGTTTTTGTAGGAGAGGTTCAATCTGCTTATCTGAATAATGATGTTGATTCACTAAATTTATCTTCAACTGGCTGGAATTATGGAGGTTAATCACTATAAATGAGTAATTCCTCTATCGAAAAAATAAATAACAAATATAATTTTAAAATTGAATATAAATTAATTAATAATAAGGAGTTATTAAAATCAAGATTATCAGAAATTCCAAAGTCATCTGGTTGTTATCTTTTTAAAGATATTGATAATAACTTACTTTATATCGGTAAATCTAAAAAACTACGCAGTAGAGTAAGTAGTTATTTCAATAATTACTCAGATTTGACTCCCCGATTAAGTTTGATGGTTCGTCAAATAACTGAAATAGAAATAATAGTTACAGATAGCGAATATGAAGCATTAAATTTAGAGTCAAATTTAATTAAAACAAACAAACCATATTTTAATATTCTTTTAAAGGATGATAAGAAATATCCATATCTTTGTATAACTTGGAGTGAAAAATATCCTCGAATATATATTACAAGAAGAAGAAGAAATAGAAATAATTTAGATAGATATTATGGACCTTATGTTGATGTCGGATTATTAAGGAGAACATTATTTACGATAAAAAAAATATTTCCACTTAGACAAAGACCAAGGCCAGTTTATAAAGATAGAACTTGTTTGAATTATTCAATAGGAAGATGTCCAGGTGTTTGCCAGGAAGTTATATCATCTGACGATTATAAAAAAATAATGAAACAAGTATCTATGATATTTCAGGGAAGAAATGATGACTTAGAAATATTTTTAAAGAAAAAAATGCTGCAATTTTCAAATGATTTAGATTATGAGAATGCCGCAAAAATAAGAGACCAAATTTCAGGTTTAAAATTATTAACTGAATCACAAAAAATATCAATACCAGATTCTTCAATTAATAGAGATATCTTTGGAATAGTTTCAGAAAAAAATGTAGCTAGTATACAAATTTTTCAAATGAGATCTGGTAAGCTCATTGGGAGAATTGGCTATAGTCAAAAATTAGATAATGAAGATGAAAATCTTATTTTACAAAAGATATTAGAAGAGCATTATATGAATGTTGAACCTGTAGAAATACCATCAGAAATTCTTATTCAATATAAACTTCCAAAGCAAACAACCATAGAGGATTGGTTAACGGAGCTTAGAAAAAAGAAAGTAAAAATCTTAATCCCAAAAAGAAATAAAAAACATGAAACTGTAGAAATGGTTTTAAAAAATGCGAAATTGGAATTAGATAGAATATTAAATGGGATACAAGATAATGAATCATCAATTGAGGATCTTGCCCAAATACTTGAATTAAGCGAACAACCTAAAAGAATTGAAGGTTATGATATAAGCCATATTCAAGGTAGTGACCCTGTAGCATCACAAGTCGTTTTTATTGATGGGATTCCTTCTAAACAAGATTATAGGAAATATAAAATTAAAGATCCAAACGTTTTTGTAGGACATAGCGATGATTTTGCTTCGATATATGAAGTAATACATAGAAGGTTTAAAAAATGGTCAAGATTTAAAAAAAGCGGAGGGGATTTTTCAATATTAAATGATAAAACGAATAGTAAATTAGACAATGAACTTCTATCAGATTGGCCTGATTTAATAATGATTGATGGAGGAAAAGGACAGTTAAATGCAGCTATTAAAGCATTAAAAGAACTAAATCTTGAGGAAGAAGTAACTATATGTTCATTGGCAAAAAAAAATGAAGAAATATTTATTCCAGGATTTACTAAGTCTCTTGATACTGATGAAAATCAAAAAGGAGTTCTTCTATTAAGAAGGGTAAGAGATGAAGCACATAGATTTGCATTATCTTTTCATAGAGACAAAAGATCTAAAAGAATGAATAGATCTCAATTGTCCCAAATAAGTGGATTAGGACCATCAAGAATAAGAGAATTGCTTGAGCATTTTAAATCAATAGACGCGATAAGAATAGCTAGTAAAGAGGATTTATCAAAAGTTAAAGGACTTGGAAAAAATTCAGTAAATGATATATATGAATATTTTAACGAGTTATAAATATTAATTAATTTTTGAAAAATAGATTTCTTGATATTGTTAAATATAACTATATTAAAAATATATATTTTTTAATTGATCTAGTAATTTGGCAGCTGAAGCATATCTCTGGTTTAAATCACTTCACATTATTGGTGTAATCGTTTGGTTTGCGGGACTTTTTTATTTAGTAAGACTTTTTATATATCATGAAGAATCTAAAAATATGGATAATGAATTAAAAATTGCCTTTAATAAACAATACACCTTAATGGAAAAAAGGCTGGCGAATATAATAACAACACCTGGGATGATATTAGCTTTAAGTATGGCTATTTGCATGGTTATTATGCAACCAAGTTGGTTAAGTGAGAAGTGGTTGCAAATTAAAATTTCTTTTGTTTTGGGATTAGTAATTTATCATTCTTATTGTTATAAAATAATGTATTCATTACATAATGGTACTTCAACCATTTCAGCAAAAAACCTTAGATTATTAAATGAATTGCCTACTTTATTATTATTTATAATTGTACTTTTAGTTATTTTTAAAAATAATTTTCCAACTAGTGTTGCTACATGGAGCGTAGTTGGACTAATTATTTTCATGTTGGCTTCAATACAATTATATGCAAAGATTAGAAAGAAAAATGAGAATTCATTAAGTAATGAATAGGGAAGACTTAGTAAAATTAACTTCCAATATTAATAAAAATAGTTGTCCTAAAAATATTAATTTTCACTGTCATACAAAATTTAGTGATGGAAGTTTAGAACCATATGAACTTTTAGAACAAGCTTATAAAAATAACTTGAAATTTTTATCAATAACCGATCATCATACAGTTAAAGCTCATGAATATATAAAAAAAAATAATATACTCAAAAATTATCCTAAAGATTCTTTTACATTAATTTCGGGAATAGAAATTAATTGTTTGATTTTAGGATGTTTAGTACATGTAATTGGATTAGGAATAGATATAAAAAGTAAATACCTAAATCCCTACATCCTTGGGGAGTCTCCAATAGGTAATGATTTAAATATTAAATCAGTTATAAAAGCAATAAATTTAGCTGGTGGTTTATCATTTCTTGCACATCCAGCGAGATACAGGATTCCCTTTTATAAATTAATTCCAGAGGCTAAAATACAAGGTATTGATGGAATAGAGGTATGGTACGATTATGAACTTAATGAAGTATGGAATCCTAGTTTATTTGTATGTTCAGAAATAGATAAATTAGCAGATAAATATTCAATGCTAAAAACATGCGGAACAGATAGTCATGGACTTTCGCTATTAGGTAGATAATTCAGAATTCATTTTTTTCAATTATTGAATCAGTATTAATAATTATGTTCTTTAAATTTTCAATGACATCTGATGAACAATTATTCCACATTTTTCTATTGACAATTTCAAGAAATCTTTGTGCAATGTCTCTTAAAGCCCATGGATTGTTCTCTAGAAAGAAATTCCTAAGATCCAGATCACATAACCATGATTTATAAACTTCCTCATAACACCAATCTGAGACTACTTCAGTAGAAGCATCAAAAGCATATAAGTAATCTAGTGTAGCTGAAAATTCAAACGCTCCTTTATAACCATTATCCTTCATTCCATTTATCCATTTAGGGTTAAGTATTCTTGATATAACAACTTTATTAATTTCATCTTGTAATTTTGAAATTTTGGATAATCCATATTTTGATAAATCACCATGATACATTTCAGGAAATTTACCGCTCATTTTTTTTACTGCTGAAGATAATCCGCCCTGAAATTGATAATAATCATCAGAATCTAAAATATCATGTTCCTTATTATCTTGGTTATGAACTACTAACTGCACATTTTTAAGAGCATTTTCTAATGATTTTTTATCCTCTATAGGTTCAAGATTATCACTGTAAATCCACTTACTCCAATTAAGAAAAGATTCTCCAAAATCCTCAATATTTTCCCAATTTGAATTTGAAATTAGTTCTTGCAGACCAGCTCCATATGATCCTGGCGCTGACCCAAATATACGATTAATTGAATCACCATCCCTTGATGCCCCAGCGAGAGGGTTAAATTTATCATCCTCATTAAGATTAGAAACAAGAGTTATTGCTTTAGAAGTTAATTTAACTAACTGTGGAAATGCATCTCTAAACATTCCTGAAATCCTTAAAGTAACATCAACCCTTGGTCTTTCGAGAACAGATAAAGGAATGATTTCTAGATCAACTACTCTTCTTGAAGGCCCATCCCAAATAGGCTGTACTCCTAATAAATATAGTATTTGACAAATGTCTTCACCACCATTTCTCATTGTGGATGTTGCCCATACAGATATTGCTATATTTTTTAAATCTTCTCCATTATCTTGTTTGTATAAATCAAGTATTTGTGAAGCAGACTGACAACCAACACTCCATGCTG
This window contains:
- the coaD gene encoding pantetheine-phosphate adenylyltransferase, whose protein sequence is MKILYPGTFDPLTNGHLDLIERAEKIFGNLVVAVLENTSKTPTFNLERRIIQIKNSLSHLPNIEVISYSGLTVDCANDLKANLILRGLRAMSDFEYELQIAHTNKSLNNHIETIFLSTNTNYSFLSSSLVKEVAKFGGEINHMVPPSVERDLKEYFK
- a CDS encoding flavin reductase family protein; translated protein: MTLNLEAKKILLRKIPHGLFICGVRDEDKNEVNGFTASWVTQGSFTPPLVVMAVRAEGSSHEIIKSTNKFSLNVLKSDQKDLAAVFFKPQKALGGRFESVEFNLGELGLPILVDSVGGVECNVVGSVMHGDHTVFVGEVQSAYLNNDVDSLNLSSTGWNYGG
- the uvrC gene encoding excinuclease ABC subunit UvrC, whose amino-acid sequence is MSNSSIEKINNKYNFKIEYKLINNKELLKSRLSEIPKSSGCYLFKDIDNNLLYIGKSKKLRSRVSSYFNNYSDLTPRLSLMVRQITEIEIIVTDSEYEALNLESNLIKTNKPYFNILLKDDKKYPYLCITWSEKYPRIYITRRRRNRNNLDRYYGPYVDVGLLRRTLFTIKKIFPLRQRPRPVYKDRTCLNYSIGRCPGVCQEVISSDDYKKIMKQVSMIFQGRNDDLEIFLKKKMLQFSNDLDYENAAKIRDQISGLKLLTESQKISIPDSSINRDIFGIVSEKNVASIQIFQMRSGKLIGRIGYSQKLDNEDENLILQKILEEHYMNVEPVEIPSEILIQYKLPKQTTIEDWLTELRKKKVKILIPKRNKKHETVEMVLKNAKLELDRILNGIQDNESSIEDLAQILELSEQPKRIEGYDISHIQGSDPVASQVVFIDGIPSKQDYRKYKIKDPNVFVGHSDDFASIYEVIHRRFKKWSRFKKSGGDFSILNDKTNSKLDNELLSDWPDLIMIDGGKGQLNAAIKALKELNLEEEVTICSLAKKNEEIFIPGFTKSLDTDENQKGVLLLRRVRDEAHRFALSFHRDKRSKRMNRSQLSQISGLGPSRIRELLEHFKSIDAIRIASKEDLSKVKGLGKNSVNDIYEYFNEL
- the hemJ gene encoding protoporphyrinogen oxidase HemJ, producing MAAEAYLWFKSLHIIGVIVWFAGLFYLVRLFIYHEESKNMDNELKIAFNKQYTLMEKRLANIITTPGMILALSMAICMVIMQPSWLSEKWLQIKISFVLGLVIYHSYCYKIMYSLHNGTSTISAKNLRLLNELPTLLLFIIVLLVIFKNNFPTSVATWSVVGLIIFMLASIQLYAKIRKKNENSLSNE
- a CDS encoding PHP domain-containing protein — its product is MNREDLVKLTSNINKNSCPKNINFHCHTKFSDGSLEPYELLEQAYKNNLKFLSITDHHTVKAHEYIKKNNILKNYPKDSFTLISGIEINCLILGCLVHVIGLGIDIKSKYLNPYILGESPIGNDLNIKSVIKAINLAGGLSFLAHPARYRIPFYKLIPEAKIQGIDGIEVWYDYELNEVWNPSLFVCSEIDKLADKYSMLKTCGTDSHGLSLLGR